One window from the genome of Enterobacteriaceae bacterium Kacie_13 encodes:
- a CDS encoding L-lactate dehydrogenase, producing MTRKVGIIGAGHVGADVAFSLVTQGLCDEIVLLDEDEKKAASQALELRDMASLTASRVKVIANDYSELRDANVLVIAVGPKTLLREDRLEEVAETRAAVREVIPRVIGSGFGGVIVNITNPCDVVTQIIQQTSGFLHSQVFGTGTSLDTARMKRVVGEFFDIDPKSVTGYVMGEHGESQFVAWSTVTLGGRPVAEVAGNRDVDWAKMNDAVRGGGWEILQGKGWTSFGIATATARLVDAILSDAHSVYPVSAWDEGLNVYIGQPAVIGKHGIVQTLQPELTAYEGVAYHASARVIAAALKSEK from the coding sequence ATGACACGCAAAGTGGGGATTATCGGCGCAGGCCACGTGGGCGCTGACGTTGCATTTTCTTTGGTCACACAAGGTCTGTGCGACGAGATCGTTCTGCTGGATGAAGATGAGAAGAAAGCCGCCAGCCAGGCGCTGGAGCTGCGCGATATGGCGTCGCTCACCGCCTCACGCGTGAAGGTGATCGCCAATGATTACAGCGAGCTGCGCGACGCCAATGTATTGGTGATCGCCGTTGGTCCAAAAACGTTACTCCGTGAAGACCGCCTCGAAGAGGTGGCTGAGACACGCGCCGCAGTGCGTGAAGTCATTCCCCGCGTGATCGGCAGCGGTTTTGGCGGTGTTATCGTCAACATCACCAATCCGTGCGACGTCGTTACTCAGATTATTCAGCAAACCAGCGGTTTCCTGCATTCACAGGTCTTCGGGACCGGCACGTCGCTCGACACCGCGCGCATGAAACGCGTCGTCGGCGAGTTCTTTGATATCGACCCGAAAAGCGTCACCGGTTACGTGATGGGCGAACACGGCGAATCCCAGTTTGTCGCCTGGAGCACTGTCACTCTCGGCGGGCGTCCGGTCGCAGAAGTGGCGGGCAACCGTGACGTCGACTGGGCTAAAATGAACGATGCGGTGCGCGGTGGCGGGTGGGAGATCCTGCAAGGAAAAGGCTGGACCAGCTTCGGTATCGCTACCGCGACGGCACGTCTGGTGGACGCGATTTTGTCCGATGCGCACAGCGTATACCCCGTTTCGGCGTGGGATGAAGGATTGAACGTCTATATCGGCCAGCCAGCGGTGATCGGCAAGCACGGCATCGTGCAGACCCTGCAACCGGAACTGACTGCCTATGAAGGTGTGGCCTACCATGCGTCTGCTCGCGTGATAGCCG